From a single Maniola hyperantus chromosome 3, iAphHyp1.2, whole genome shotgun sequence genomic region:
- the eIF1A gene encoding eukaryotic translation initiation factor 1A, X-chromosomal, with product MPKNKGKGGKNRRRGKNENETEKRELVFKEDGQEYAQVTKMLGNGRLEAMCFDGIKRLCHIRGKLRKKVWINQGDIILIGLRDYQDAKADVILKYTPDEARNLKTYGEFPETVRINETVVYSVDGLDEDIEFGDEVSSEDEADAVDAI from the coding sequence ATGCCGAAAAACAAAGGAAAAGGTGGTAAAAACAGGAGGAGGGGAAAGAATGAAAATGAAACAGAAAAACGTGAGTTAGTCTTTAAAGAAGACGGGCAGGAGTACGCCCAAGTCACAAAAATGCTCGGTAATGGCCGCTTGGAGGCCATGTGCTTCGATGGCATAAAACGTCTTTGCCACATCAGAGGGAAATTGAGAAAAAAAGTATGGATAAATCAAGGAGATATCATACTTATTGGCTTACGAGATTACCAAGACGCCAAAGCTGACGTCATCTTAAAGTATACCCCTGACGAGGCCAGGAATCTGAAGACGTACGGAGAATTCCCAGAAACAGTGCGTATCAATGAGACAGTGGTGTACTCTGTCGATGGGCTGGACGAAGATATCGAGTTTGGAGACGAGGTTAGCTCAGAAGATGAAGCAGATGCTGTCGATGCTatataa